The following are encoded together in the Methanosarcina flavescens genome:
- a CDS encoding carboxymuconolactone decarboxylase family protein: protein MEKAIKEIKELKGFLPRSIVYAGKINEDFAEGIAGFYKAVWEEREGGISTKQKHLIVFAIACSNNNVQSAVKILERLHKFGATKAEINDAMMLAAWTGGIQSFTDFSSAILKEMERLGY from the coding sequence ATGGAGAAGGCAATTAAAGAAATAAAGGAACTCAAAGGGTTTTTGCCCAGATCTATTGTGTATGCAGGAAAGATAAACGAAGACTTTGCCGAAGGGATAGCAGGCTTTTATAAAGCAGTCTGGGAGGAAAGGGAAGGCGGAATTTCTACGAAGCAGAAACATCTCATTGTCTTTGCTATAGCCTGCTCCAACAATAATGTCCAGAGTGCGGTTAAAATCCTGGAAAGGCTTCACAAGTTCGGAGCTACAAAAGCCGAGATAAACGATGCCATGATGCTCGCAGCCTGGACAGGCGGAATCCAGAGTTTCACAGATTTCAGTTCAGCCATACTTAAGGAAATGGAAAGATTGGGTTACTGA
- a CDS encoding DUF6141 family protein, producing MEQQETHLIYREVQDLRNNFFLVTVLYPALLLWYIHIHTLVFGKPIGIQNVPGTYLFMLWVIFGLFFPFVYYHTKHITEVRSDGIYIRLVPLNLSFKKIPFYILEECKIKACDTLTGKESDASKSSKKVSPVVILKLISGERMIINSSKPEELCSAIKQAAAQY from the coding sequence ATGGAACAGCAGGAAACACACTTGATTTATCGGGAGGTACAGGATCTGCGCAATAACTTTTTCCTGGTTACTGTCCTTTATCCTGCACTCCTTCTCTGGTATATCCATATCCATACCCTTGTCTTCGGGAAACCTATCGGAATCCAGAATGTTCCTGGCACATACCTGTTTATGCTCTGGGTTATCTTCGGGTTATTTTTTCCTTTTGTATATTACCATACAAAGCACATAACCGAGGTCAGAAGTGATGGAATATACATTCGCCTGGTGCCCCTGAATCTTTCCTTCAAGAAGATCCCCTTCTATATACTGGAAGAGTGTAAAATTAAGGCTTGTGACACTCTTACAGGAAAAGAATCTGATGCTTCAAAGTCTTCCAAAAAAGTTAGTCCGGTTGTAATCCTGAAGCTTATCTCGGGAGAAAGAATGATTATCAATTCAAGTAAACCCGAAGAACTCTGCAGTGCAATTAAACAGGCTGCAGCACAATATTGA
- a CDS encoding class I SAM-dependent methyltransferase, which translates to MYGVIRVPSEKGEEFRKKAVKEKILDTARKIRKLQTKEGVFLEIPVTEAAGESIEGFSVIEQENPEFPGKPCSPKEYLKDSLSEAELACVPASWQILGDVVIVSIPETLENKKARIAEALLSMYPRCRTVVRDFGIEGQFRKPKRELLLGSGTETIHKEHGCFFKQDVTKVMYSKGNLEERKRMSRLGGGEVVVDMFAGIGYFSIPMAVHSRPKKIIGIEINPESFAYLKENIGLNKVEEIFVPICGDCSKAAPEGTADRVLMGYVGTTHHYLEPAIKALKKSGGILHYHETVPEHLARIRPQERIRRVAYALGRKVEILETRRIKKYSPGILHVVVDARIFE; encoded by the coding sequence ATGTACGGAGTAATCAGGGTTCCCTCGGAAAAAGGGGAAGAGTTCAGGAAAAAAGCAGTTAAGGAAAAAATTCTGGATACTGCAAGAAAGATCCGAAAACTCCAGACCAAAGAAGGAGTTTTTCTTGAGATCCCTGTCACAGAGGCTGCAGGCGAAAGTATTGAAGGTTTTTCGGTTATTGAACAGGAAAATCCAGAATTTCCTGGAAAGCCCTGCTCCCCCAAAGAATACCTCAAAGATTCTCTTTCCGAAGCCGAACTCGCATGCGTCCCGGCAAGCTGGCAGATTCTGGGAGATGTGGTAATAGTCAGCATACCTGAAACTCTGGAAAATAAAAAAGCAAGGATAGCTGAAGCTCTGCTCTCGATGTATCCCAGGTGCAGAACCGTTGTAAGGGACTTTGGAATCGAAGGACAGTTCCGCAAGCCAAAAAGAGAACTTCTGCTGGGCAGTGGAACCGAAACTATCCATAAAGAGCACGGCTGCTTTTTTAAGCAGGATGTTACAAAAGTGATGTACTCCAAAGGCAACCTTGAAGAAAGAAAACGGATGAGCAGGTTAGGGGGAGGGGAAGTTGTAGTGGACATGTTTGCAGGGATAGGGTATTTTTCAATTCCCATGGCTGTGCATTCCAGGCCGAAGAAAATAATCGGGATTGAAATTAATCCCGAGTCTTTTGCCTACCTGAAAGAAAACATCGGGCTGAATAAGGTAGAGGAGATCTTTGTCCCTATCTGCGGAGATTGCTCAAAGGCTGCCCCGGAAGGAACAGCTGACCGTGTGCTCATGGGATATGTGGGAACAACACATCACTACCTTGAACCGGCAATAAAAGCCCTGAAAAAAAGCGGTGGGATTCTTCATTATCACGAGACAGTCCCGGAACACCTTGCCAGAATCCGCCCTCAGGAAAGGATAAGGAGAGTTGCATACGCACTTGGAAGGAAAGTAGAGATTCTGGAGACACGCAGGATTAAAAAATACTCTCCAGGCATCCTGCATGTCGTTGTGGATGCCCGGATATTTGAATGA
- the mch gene encoding methenyltetrahydromethanopterin cyclohydrolase — protein sequence MISVNEMGSYVIEEMLDWGEDLKTEVIKLENGATVIDCGVKAEGGYEAGMYLARLCLADLADLKYTTFDLKGLKWPAIQVATDNPVIACMASQYAGWRISVGNYFGMGSGPARALGLKPKELYEEIGYEDDYEAAVLVMESDKLPDEKVVEYIAKHCSVDPENIMIAVAPTASIAGSVQISARVVETGIHKFESIGFDINCIKSGYGVAPVAPIVGNDVQCMGSTNDCVIYCGETNYTVHFDGELADLEEFVKKVPSKTSRDFGKPFYQTFKEANFDFFKVDAGMFAPARLTVNDLKSTKTISSGGLYPEILLQSFGIRQV from the coding sequence TTGATAAGCGTCAATGAAATGGGATCATACGTCATAGAAGAGATGCTCGACTGGGGCGAAGACCTGAAAACTGAAGTGATCAAGCTCGAAAACGGGGCTACGGTTATCGATTGTGGAGTTAAAGCCGAGGGTGGATACGAAGCTGGAATGTACCTGGCAAGACTCTGCCTGGCTGATCTTGCTGATCTCAAATATACCACTTTTGACCTGAAAGGTCTCAAATGGCCTGCCATCCAGGTAGCAACCGACAATCCTGTAATTGCCTGTATGGCTTCCCAGTATGCAGGCTGGAGAATTTCCGTGGGCAATTATTTTGGAATGGGTTCAGGTCCTGCACGTGCTCTTGGCTTAAAACCGAAGGAGCTCTACGAGGAAATCGGGTATGAGGATGACTACGAAGCTGCTGTCCTGGTTATGGAATCCGATAAGCTTCCTGATGAAAAGGTTGTGGAATATATTGCAAAACACTGCAGCGTGGATCCCGAAAATATAATGATTGCCGTTGCTCCTACAGCCTCTATTGCCGGTTCTGTCCAGATTTCAGCACGCGTTGTAGAAACCGGAATCCACAAGTTTGAATCCATTGGTTTTGATATCAACTGCATTAAAAGCGGATACGGAGTCGCACCGGTTGCCCCGATTGTCGGAAACGATGTGCAGTGCATGGGGTCGACCAATGATTGTGTGATCTACTGTGGCGAAACAAATTACACAGTCCATTTTGATGGGGAACTGGCTGACCTTGAGGAATTCGTAAAGAAGGTGCCTTCCAAAACCTCCAGAGACTTCGGAAAGCCCTTCTACCAGACCTTCAAAGAAGCAAACTTTGATTTCTTTAAAGTTGACGCAGGAATGTTCGCCCCTGCAAGGCTTACAGTGAACGACCTTAAGAGCACGAAAACAATTTCCAGCGGTGGACTCTATCCGGAAATCCTGCTTCAGTCCTTTGGAATAAGGCAGGTTTAA
- a CDS encoding peptidase U32 family protein produces MLKSSMPELVVGVRNLSGLEACSRYADAVYFSTDKLSLRAKAKEITLETLDDFVFEVKTRGLKAYLAVNSTVNEGRLADASNVITAASNAGVDAIIAWDPAVILRARKAGLQIHISTQANISNHETANFYRSLGAEWVVLSRELSLEEIRNISQWTDVEIETFVHGAMCMAISGRCHLSAYALGKSGNCGKCTQPCRWEWELHGENGLVTASFGKYLLSAKDLCMIGHIPELLEAGITAFKVEGRLRDPSYLETVSRCYREAINACREGNYTPEKIEIWKKELASVYNRGFSTGFYFGAPGLEGFSPEKDMNASKKQRRAVAVIDNYYPKQKAAAVRLLEAGLAVGDEIVIEGNTTYLRQRIRSLMKKGEALEELKKEISLALLLTGQFGRMTGFS; encoded by the coding sequence ATGCTTAAAAGTTCAATGCCTGAACTCGTTGTGGGAGTCAGGAACCTATCAGGGCTTGAAGCCTGTTCACGATATGCCGATGCAGTTTACTTTTCAACCGATAAGCTCAGTCTCAGGGCTAAAGCAAAGGAAATTACTCTGGAGACTCTTGATGATTTTGTTTTTGAGGTAAAAACCAGGGGGCTCAAGGCTTATCTGGCTGTAAACTCGACAGTAAATGAGGGAAGGCTCGCGGATGCATCGAATGTGATAACTGCAGCTTCAAATGCAGGAGTTGACGCAATTATTGCCTGGGATCCGGCTGTAATTCTCAGGGCGCGGAAAGCTGGGCTTCAAATCCATATCTCCACGCAGGCAAACATTTCCAACCATGAAACTGCAAATTTTTACCGCAGCCTCGGAGCAGAATGGGTTGTACTTTCGAGGGAGCTTTCCCTTGAAGAGATAAGGAATATAAGCCAGTGGACTGATGTGGAAATTGAAACTTTTGTCCACGGCGCAATGTGCATGGCAATCTCAGGCCGATGCCACCTCTCCGCTTATGCTCTCGGGAAATCTGGAAACTGCGGGAAATGCACACAGCCCTGCCGCTGGGAGTGGGAACTTCATGGGGAAAATGGGCTTGTTACAGCAAGTTTTGGGAAGTACCTTCTCAGTGCAAAAGACCTTTGTATGATAGGGCATATACCCGAACTTCTTGAAGCTGGCATAACTGCCTTCAAGGTGGAAGGGCGGTTGCGGGATCCGAGCTACCTTGAGACAGTTTCCCGCTGCTACAGGGAGGCAATCAATGCCTGTAGAGAAGGAAACTATACTCCCGAGAAAATAGAAATCTGGAAAAAAGAACTTGCTTCGGTCTATAACAGGGGCTTTTCCACTGGTTTCTATTTTGGGGCTCCAGGTCTTGAGGGCTTTTCTCCTGAGAAAGATATGAATGCCTCGAAAAAGCAGCGCAGGGCTGTTGCAGTAATTGATAACTATTACCCAAAACAGAAGGCTGCTGCCGTCAGACTCCTTGAGGCAGGGCTTGCGGTTGGAGATGAGATAGTAATTGAAGGAAACACCACATATTTAAGGCAGAGAATCCGTTCCTTGATGAAAAAAGGCGAGGCTCTTGAAGAGTTGAAAAAGGAGATATCATTGGCCTTGCTGTTGACGGGCCAGTTCGGAAGAATGACCGGATTTTCATAA
- a CDS encoding DUF2124 family protein yields MPIINTSQGVGGILNSFRSLVEGAGRITFVGTPGFCTPFAELLGFVVRDRELAFISSQDFEKARSIFMDYEGMQLGKLTDPHADVVVLLGGLAMPKIGITPEKAKEVARKILEGSEKGKIVGVCFQSAFMQQKWDEIINFDYIINSDLAVEVLEV; encoded by the coding sequence ATGCCGATAATAAACACTTCACAGGGAGTAGGAGGCATCCTTAACAGTTTCAGGAGCCTTGTCGAAGGCGCAGGGAGGATTACTTTTGTGGGAACTCCAGGGTTCTGCACTCCATTTGCCGAACTTCTCGGTTTCGTGGTACGGGATCGGGAGCTTGCTTTCATTTCCAGCCAGGACTTTGAGAAAGCCAGATCTATCTTTATGGATTATGAAGGCATGCAGCTTGGGAAGCTCACGGATCCTCATGCCGACGTTGTTGTCCTTCTCGGTGGGCTTGCAATGCCAAAGATCGGAATAACTCCAGAAAAAGCAAAAGAAGTCGCCAGGAAAATTCTTGAGGGCTCGGAAAAAGGTAAAATCGTCGGGGTCTGTTTCCAGTCTGCATTCATGCAGCAGAAATGGGATGAGATTATCAACTTTGATTATATTATTAACTCTGACCTGGCGGTTGAGGTACTGGAAGTCTGA